The following coding sequences lie in one Spea bombifrons isolate aSpeBom1 chromosome 5, aSpeBom1.2.pri, whole genome shotgun sequence genomic window:
- the SNX31 gene encoding sorting nexin-31 isoform X1, whose amino-acid sequence MHINIPVTEDLQDSLGVRFVLYSVYLEGFLIFKARYKDLHLWNEQLHHLFGNQLPNFPPKYFLAMTKAMAEERRLQLERYLQKLVSDPVVSGSEKFMEFFKKSQLDTFKMSSVKIILNVYLPDGQHVKVDAYTSDTAERVLEAALYKLRLSRELKEYFSLFITRRERDTNITVVKQITGFELPFITIWNMPDDTFQIDIRKWYLNPFTDSMLLGCTAAISLLYMQAVQEFQMNWSRPTEEQRKKLQHLIETGNQLKFLELMQKVEHYGYLQLHSCTSDYPEPGTSVTVSVGNFELCCCFQPPKGQAELIQLHVADMTCWHVQMLHSAKGDSARQSYHLEFTLEYIQGETQKCVTIRTQQAFLLSSCLKKMVCEQPVTSIKEALEIQAEKTRTISNKSSKKSEKVRAHMKKGHFLSTKEENVIFDGFTDLNL is encoded by the exons ATGCATATCAATATACCTGTAACTGAAGACCTCCAGGACAGCCTGGGCGTGCGCTTTGTG CTTTACTCCGTGTATCTGGAAGGATTCCTTATTTTCAAGGCCCGATACAAAGACCTACATTTGTGGAATGAGCAG CTTCATCACTTATTTGGAAATCAGTTGCCAAACTTCCCACCTAAATATTTCCTGGCAATGACCAAGGCTAtggcagaagaaagaagattacaGCTGGAGCGGTACCTGCAGAAAC TTGTTTCAGATCCGGTAGTTTCTGGCAGTGAGAAATTCATGGAATTTTTTAAGAAATCACAGCTG GACACCTTTAAGATGTCATCAGTAAAAATTATTCTGAATGTTTATTTACCAGATGGTCAGCATGTTAAAGTGGATGCTTACACATCAGACACTGCTGAAAGAGTACTTGAG GCCGCATTGTACAAATTGCGTTTGTCCAGAGAGCTAAAGGAATATTTCAGCTTGTTTATAACACGCCGGGAAAGGGATACGAACATCACCG TGGTAAAACAGATCACAGGCTTTGAACTCCCATTTATCACTATTTGGAATATGCCAGATGATACATTTCAGATTGACATCAGAAAGTG GTATTTGAATCCCTTTACAGATTCAATGTTATTGGGATGTACAGCAGCTATCAGTTTGCTTTATATGCAG GCTGTTCAAGAATTTCAAATGAACTGGTCTAGACCGACAGAAGAACAGCGGAAGAAACTCCAACATCTGATAGAAACTGGAAATCAGCTCAAG TTTCTGGAGCTGATGCAAAAAGTTGAACACTACGGATACCTTCAACTTCATTCTTGCACCAGTGACTACCCTGAACCAGGGACTTCTGTAACGGTCTCTGTGGGGAATTTTGAACTCTGCTGCTGTTTCCAGCCTCCCAAAGGCCAGGCGGAACTAATTCAGCTCCATGTGGCTGATATGACTTGCTGGCATGTCCAAATGCTT CATTCAGCTAAAGGAGACTCAGCCCGACAGAGTTATCATCTGGAGTTCACGCTGGAATATATTCAGggagaaacacagaaatgtGTGACCATCCGCACACAGCAG GCATTCCTGCTCAGTTCTTGTTTAAAGAAGATGGTGTGTGAGCAGCCGGTGACATCTATCAAAGAAGCCTTGGAGATT CAGGCTGAAAAAACTAGAACGATCTCAAATAAATCAAGTAAAAAATCAGaaaag GTCAGAGCACATATGAAAAAGGGACACTTTCTCtcaacaaaagaagaaaatgtgatatttgatGGTTTCACTGACCTTAATTTGTAG
- the SNX31 gene encoding sorting nexin-31 isoform X2, translating into MHINIPVTEDLQDSLGVRFVLYSVYLEGFLIFKARYKDLHLWNEQLHHLFGNQLPNFPPKYFLAMTKAMAEERRLQLERYLQKLVSDPVVSGSEKFMEFFKKSQLDTFKMSSVKIILNVYLPDGQHVKVDAYTSDTAERVLEAALYKLRLSRELKEYFSLFITRRERDTNITVVKQITGFELPFITIWNMPDDTFQIDIRKWYLNPFTDSMLLGCTAAISLLYMQAVQEFQMNWSRPTEEQRKKLQHLIETGNQLKFLELMQKVEHYGYLQLHSCTSDYPEPGTSVTVSVGNFELCCCFQPPKGQAELIQLHVADMTCWHVQMLHSAKGDSARQSYHLEFTLEYIQGETQKCVTIRTQQAFLLSSCLKKMVCEQPVTSIKEALEIAEKTRTISNKSSKKSEKVRAHMKKGHFLSTKEENVIFDGFTDLNL; encoded by the exons ATGCATATCAATATACCTGTAACTGAAGACCTCCAGGACAGCCTGGGCGTGCGCTTTGTG CTTTACTCCGTGTATCTGGAAGGATTCCTTATTTTCAAGGCCCGATACAAAGACCTACATTTGTGGAATGAGCAG CTTCATCACTTATTTGGAAATCAGTTGCCAAACTTCCCACCTAAATATTTCCTGGCAATGACCAAGGCTAtggcagaagaaagaagattacaGCTGGAGCGGTACCTGCAGAAAC TTGTTTCAGATCCGGTAGTTTCTGGCAGTGAGAAATTCATGGAATTTTTTAAGAAATCACAGCTG GACACCTTTAAGATGTCATCAGTAAAAATTATTCTGAATGTTTATTTACCAGATGGTCAGCATGTTAAAGTGGATGCTTACACATCAGACACTGCTGAAAGAGTACTTGAG GCCGCATTGTACAAATTGCGTTTGTCCAGAGAGCTAAAGGAATATTTCAGCTTGTTTATAACACGCCGGGAAAGGGATACGAACATCACCG TGGTAAAACAGATCACAGGCTTTGAACTCCCATTTATCACTATTTGGAATATGCCAGATGATACATTTCAGATTGACATCAGAAAGTG GTATTTGAATCCCTTTACAGATTCAATGTTATTGGGATGTACAGCAGCTATCAGTTTGCTTTATATGCAG GCTGTTCAAGAATTTCAAATGAACTGGTCTAGACCGACAGAAGAACAGCGGAAGAAACTCCAACATCTGATAGAAACTGGAAATCAGCTCAAG TTTCTGGAGCTGATGCAAAAAGTTGAACACTACGGATACCTTCAACTTCATTCTTGCACCAGTGACTACCCTGAACCAGGGACTTCTGTAACGGTCTCTGTGGGGAATTTTGAACTCTGCTGCTGTTTCCAGCCTCCCAAAGGCCAGGCGGAACTAATTCAGCTCCATGTGGCTGATATGACTTGCTGGCATGTCCAAATGCTT CATTCAGCTAAAGGAGACTCAGCCCGACAGAGTTATCATCTGGAGTTCACGCTGGAATATATTCAGggagaaacacagaaatgtGTGACCATCCGCACACAGCAG GCATTCCTGCTCAGTTCTTGTTTAAAGAAGATGGTGTGTGAGCAGCCGGTGACATCTATCAAAGAAGCCTTGGAGATT GCTGAAAAAACTAGAACGATCTCAAATAAATCAAGTAAAAAATCAGaaaag GTCAGAGCACATATGAAAAAGGGACACTTTCTCtcaacaaaagaagaaaatgtgatatttgatGGTTTCACTGACCTTAATTTGTAG